A single window of Mycolicibacterium madagascariense DNA harbors:
- the hrpA gene encoding ATP-dependent RNA helicase HrpA, which produces MSEPSVSELRSRLDGLTIRDADRLRRRLRGLRGAKPETVARLAEQFTAAEALVATRLAAVPEITYPDLPVSAMRDEIAAAIRDNQVVVIAGETGSGKTTQLPKLCLELGRGIRGTIGHTQPRRLAARTVAQRIADELHVPLGDAVGYTVRFNDHASDRTLVKLMTDGILLAEIQRDRRLLRYDTLIIDEAHERSLNIDFLLGYLRELLPRRPDLKVIVTSATIEPERFAAHFAGGEHGSSAGGEHGSSGNAPIVEVSGRTYPVEIRYRPLEVPVVDDGEEDPDDPDHDVIRTEVRDQTEAIVDAVRELEAEPPGDVLVFLSGEREIRDTAEALREELRFTEVLPLYARLPTAEQQKVFAPHSQRRVVLATNVAETSLTVPGIRYVVDPGTARISRYSRRTKVQRLPIEPISQASAAQRAGRSGRTAPGVCIRLYSEADFESRPRYTDPEILRTNLAAVILQMTALGLGDIASFPFLDPPDARSVRDGVQLLRELGAFDAEGAITDLGRRLAKLPLDPRIGRMILAADAEGCVREVLVLAAALSIPDPRERPIDREEAAKQRHARFTDETSDFNSYLHLWRYLSEQRRALSGSAFRKMCRAEFLHYLRIREWQDLTGQLRSIARDLGIRESDDIEPADPARVHAALLAGLLSHVGVREGDGREYLGARNSKFVLAPGSVLTRRPPRWVVVADLVETSRLFGRIAALIEPDAVERVAGDLVQRTYSEPHWDARRGAVMGYERVTLYGLPLVTHRRIQYAQVDPELARELFIRHALVEGDWQTRHHFFRDNAALRTELAELEERARRRDLLVDDDEIYALYDARVPAEVVSARHFDGWWKKQRHRTPNLLTFTRDELLRHDDDAEQPDSWEADDLSLPLTYRFAPNAEDDGVTVHVPVQVLARLSGDEFDWHVPALREELITALIRSLPKDLRRNFVPAPDTARAVLTTLDPGNGPLLDALQRELQRRSGILVPVDAFDLTKLPDHLRVTFAVESDDGTELARGKDLEVLQERLAAPVRDAVADAFAGALERKGLRAWPDDMDELPRVVESGGRAVRGYPALVDAGAGVDVRVFATPAEQAAAMGPGTRRLLRLSVPSPVKAIEKQLDTRTRLTLGANPDGSLAALLDDCADAAVAALAPDPAWSRAEFTTMRDRVVSGLASTTRDVLRRVERVLAALHDVQVALPSTPPPAQAPAIADIRAQLAALLPAGFVSATGAAHLLDLARYVTAIGRRLERLPHAIGADSERMARVHALQDAYAELQQSLSPSRAAAEDVRDVARLIEEFRVSLWAQQLGTARPVSEQRIYRAIDAVTS; this is translated from the coding sequence GTGTCCGAACCGTCCGTCAGCGAGCTGCGCTCGCGCCTCGACGGTCTGACGATCCGCGACGCCGATCGGCTCCGGCGTCGGCTGCGCGGGTTGCGCGGCGCCAAGCCCGAGACGGTGGCCAGGCTCGCCGAACAGTTCACCGCCGCCGAGGCGCTCGTCGCCACCCGCCTCGCCGCCGTGCCCGAGATCACCTATCCCGATCTGCCGGTCAGCGCGATGCGCGACGAGATCGCCGCCGCGATCAGGGACAACCAGGTCGTCGTGATCGCCGGCGAGACCGGGTCCGGCAAGACGACGCAGCTGCCGAAGCTCTGCCTGGAACTGGGCCGCGGCATCCGCGGCACCATCGGCCACACCCAGCCCCGACGGCTCGCGGCCCGCACCGTCGCCCAGCGCATCGCCGACGAGCTGCACGTCCCGCTCGGCGATGCGGTCGGCTACACCGTGCGGTTCAACGACCACGCGAGTGACCGCACGCTGGTGAAGTTGATGACCGACGGCATCCTGCTCGCCGAGATCCAGCGCGATCGGCGGCTGCTGCGCTACGACACGCTGATCATCGACGAGGCGCACGAGCGCAGCCTCAACATCGACTTCCTACTCGGGTATCTGCGCGAGCTGCTGCCGCGCCGTCCCGACCTCAAGGTCATCGTGACGTCGGCGACGATCGAACCGGAGCGCTTCGCGGCGCACTTCGCCGGAGGCGAACATGGATCCAGCGCCGGAGGCGAACATGGATCCAGCGGGAATGCTCCCATCGTCGAGGTGTCGGGCCGCACGTATCCCGTCGAAATCCGTTACCGCCCACTGGAAGTCCCCGTCGTAGACGACGGCGAGGAGGACCCCGACGACCCCGACCACGACGTCATCCGCACCGAGGTGCGTGACCAGACCGAGGCCATCGTCGACGCCGTCCGCGAGCTGGAGGCCGAGCCGCCGGGCGACGTGCTGGTGTTCCTATCGGGTGAACGCGAGATCCGGGACACCGCAGAGGCGTTGCGCGAGGAGCTGCGGTTCACCGAGGTGCTACCGCTGTATGCGCGGCTGCCGACCGCCGAGCAGCAGAAGGTGTTCGCGCCGCATTCGCAGCGACGCGTGGTGCTCGCGACCAACGTCGCAGAGACGTCGCTGACGGTGCCGGGCATCCGCTACGTCGTCGATCCGGGGACCGCCCGCATCTCGCGCTACAGCCGTCGGACGAAGGTGCAGCGGCTGCCCATCGAACCGATCTCGCAGGCGTCGGCCGCGCAGCGGGCGGGTCGGTCGGGACGCACGGCGCCGGGCGTCTGCATCCGGCTGTACTCCGAAGCCGACTTCGAATCCCGGCCCCGCTACACCGATCCCGAGATCCTGCGCACCAATCTGGCCGCGGTCATCCTGCAGATGACGGCCCTCGGACTCGGCGACATCGCGAGCTTCCCGTTCCTGGACCCGCCGGACGCGCGGAGCGTCCGCGACGGTGTGCAGCTGCTGCGCGAGCTGGGCGCGTTCGACGCCGAGGGTGCGATCACCGACCTCGGCCGACGGCTGGCGAAGCTGCCACTCGATCCGCGCATCGGCCGAATGATCCTCGCCGCGGACGCCGAAGGCTGCGTGCGCGAGGTGCTGGTGCTCGCCGCCGCGCTGTCGATCCCCGATCCTCGCGAGCGACCGATCGATCGCGAGGAGGCCGCCAAGCAGAGGCATGCCCGCTTCACCGACGAGACCAGTGACTTCAACTCCTACCTGCACCTGTGGCGCTATCTGAGTGAGCAGCGAAGAGCGTTGTCCGGCAGTGCCTTTCGCAAGATGTGCCGCGCGGAGTTCCTGCACTACCTGCGCATCAGGGAGTGGCAGGATCTCACGGGTCAGCTCCGCAGCATCGCTCGCGATCTGGGCATCCGCGAAAGCGACGACATCGAGCCGGCCGACCCCGCGCGCGTGCACGCCGCGCTGCTGGCCGGGTTGCTGTCGCACGTCGGGGTGCGCGAGGGCGACGGGCGGGAGTATCTGGGCGCGCGCAACTCGAAGTTCGTCCTGGCGCCGGGTTCGGTTCTGACCAGGAGGCCGCCGCGGTGGGTCGTCGTCGCCGATCTGGTGGAGACCAGCCGGCTGTTCGGCCGCATCGCGGCACTCATCGAGCCCGACGCCGTCGAACGCGTCGCGGGCGATCTGGTGCAGCGAACCTACAGCGAGCCGCACTGGGACGCCCGGCGCGGCGCGGTCATGGGCTATGAACGCGTGACGCTGTACGGGCTGCCACTGGTCACCCACCGTCGGATCCAGTACGCGCAGGTCGATCCCGAGCTGGCGCGGGAGCTGTTCATCCGGCACGCGCTCGTCGAGGGGGACTGGCAGACGCGCCACCACTTCTTCCGCGACAACGCCGCGCTGCGTACTGAACTGGCCGAGTTGGAGGAGCGGGCGCGCCGCCGCGACCTGCTGGTCGACGACGACGAGATCTATGCGCTCTACGACGCCAGGGTGCCCGCCGAGGTGGTGTCGGCACGGCACTTCGACGGTTGGTGGAAGAAGCAGCGGCACCGCACGCCGAACCTGCTGACCTTCACGCGCGACGAGCTGCTGCGCCACGACGACGACGCCGAGCAGCCCGACAGCTGGGAGGCCGATGACCTGTCGCTGCCGCTGACCTACCGCTTCGCGCCGAACGCCGAGGACGACGGCGTCACCGTGCACGTCCCCGTGCAGGTGCTCGCACGCCTCAGTGGTGACGAATTCGATTGGCACGTACCGGCTTTGCGCGAGGAGCTGATCACCGCCCTGATCCGGTCGCTGCCGAAGGACCTGCGTCGCAACTTCGTGCCGGCCCCCGATACCGCCCGCGCGGTCCTCACCACCCTGGATCCCGGCAACGGACCCCTGCTCGACGCGCTGCAACGAGAACTGCAGCGCCGCAGCGGGATTCTGGTGCCGGTCGACGCGTTCGACCTCACCAAGCTGCCCGACCACCTGCGGGTCACGTTCGCCGTCGAGTCCGACGACGGCACCGAACTGGCCCGCGGCAAGGACCTGGAGGTGCTGCAGGAGCGGCTCGCCGCGCCGGTCCGCGATGCCGTCGCCGACGCCTTCGCCGGCGCGCTCGAACGCAAGGGCCTGCGCGCCTGGCCGGACGACATGGACGAGCTGCCACGCGTGGTCGAGAGCGGTGGGCGCGCGGTCCGCGGTTATCCGGCCCTCGTCGACGCGGGGGCGGGCGTCGACGTGCGGGTGTTCGCCACCCCCGCCGAACAGGCCGCCGCAATGGGGCCCGGCACCCGGCGACTGCTGCGGTTGTCGGTGCCGTCCCCGGTGAAGGCCATCGAGAAGCAGCTGGACACCCGGACGCGGCTGACCCTGGGCGCCAACCCGGACGGCTCGCTGGCCGCGCTTCTCGACGATTGCGCCGACGCGGCGGTGGCCGCCCTGGCCCCGGATCCGGCGTGGAGCCGCGCCGAGTTCACCACCATGCGGGACCGGGTCGTGAGCGGTCTGGCGTCGACCACCCGCGACGTCCTCCGGCGGGTCGAACGGGTGCTCGCCGCGCTGCACGACGTGCAGGTCGCGCTGCCGTCCACGCCCCCACCCGCGCAGGCCCCGGCGATCGCCGACATCCGGGCGCAGCTGGCCGCGCTGCTACCGGCCGGCTTCGTCAGCGCGACCGGTGCGGCCCACCTGCTCGATCTGGCGCGCTACGTGACCGCCATCGGCCGACGGCTGGAGCGGCTGCCCCATGCGATCGGTGCCGACTCCGAGCGGATGGCCCGTGTGCACGCCCTGCAGGATGCGTATGCCGAACTGCAGCAGTCGCTTTCACCGTCGCGGGCCGCGGCCGAGGACGTCCGCGACGTCGCGCGCCTCATCGAGGAGTTCCGCGTGAGCCTGTGGGCCCAACAGCTCGGCACGGCGCGTCCGGTCAGCGAGCAGCGCATCTACCGCGCCATCGACGCCGTCACGTCATAG
- a CDS encoding alpha/beta fold hydrolase: MTLTHADVQANGITAHTVSVGEGPLVLFCHGFPESWYSWRHQLDAVANAGFRAVAMDMRGYGGTTAPEQIGAYSMSHLVGDTVGVVAALGAEQAVIVGHDWGAPVAWYSALMRPDVFRAVAALSVPYTPPIGGLPPGFSMNALMQSAAGDREYYRLYFQEPGRAEAEIEADMERFVRGFLYGVSGDIVEDGVHEQGWAGYFPKGERLVDQLVVPETLPNWITEDDVAFYVGELSRTGIRGGLNWYRNLDALPTVLAPFVGAVIEQPSLYLAGEYDLVAGNTEEALAGMRATLPNLHALQVFSGAGHWLQQERPTEVNEALLDFLATL; the protein is encoded by the coding sequence ATGACGCTCACTCACGCGGACGTGCAGGCCAACGGCATCACCGCTCACACGGTCTCCGTGGGTGAGGGACCACTGGTGCTGTTCTGCCACGGCTTCCCCGAATCGTGGTACTCCTGGCGACACCAACTGGACGCGGTGGCCAACGCCGGGTTCCGCGCCGTCGCGATGGACATGCGCGGCTACGGCGGCACCACCGCGCCCGAGCAGATCGGCGCGTACTCGATGAGCCACCTGGTCGGTGACACCGTGGGCGTGGTCGCCGCGCTCGGCGCCGAGCAGGCGGTCATCGTGGGCCACGACTGGGGGGCGCCGGTCGCCTGGTACAGCGCGCTGATGCGGCCCGACGTGTTTCGCGCCGTCGCCGCGCTGAGCGTTCCCTACACCCCGCCGATCGGCGGCCTGCCGCCCGGATTCTCGATGAATGCGCTGATGCAGTCGGCGGCGGGCGACCGGGAGTACTACCGGCTGTACTTTCAGGAGCCCGGTCGAGCCGAGGCCGAGATCGAGGCCGACATGGAGCGCTTCGTCCGCGGGTTCCTGTACGGGGTCAGCGGCGACATCGTCGAAGACGGTGTGCACGAACAGGGTTGGGCCGGTTACTTCCCCAAGGGCGAACGGCTCGTCGACCAACTGGTGGTGCCGGAGACCCTGCCCAACTGGATTACCGAGGACGACGTCGCGTTCTACGTCGGCGAGTTGTCGCGCACGGGCATCCGCGGCGGTCTGAACTGGTACCGCAACCTCGATGCCCTGCCCACGGTGTTGGCGCCCTTCGTCGGCGCCGTGATCGAGCAACCGTCGCTCTACCTCGCGGGCGAGTACGACCTGGTGGCCGGCAACACCGAGGAAGCGTTGGCCGGGATGCGGGCCACATTGCCGAATCTACATGCGCTGCAGGTATTTTCGGGCGCCGGGCACTGGCTGCAGCAGGAGCGGCCCACCGAGGTCAACGAGGCACTGCTCGACTTCCTCGCCACCCTATGA
- a CDS encoding mycobacterial-type methylenetetrahydrofolate reductase, which produces MALNTIALELVPPNVDRGAAFAVDEAHKVLRLAAESGIEGRIRHVMIPGMIEEDDGRPIEMKPKLDVLDYWSIIRPELPGTSGLCTQVTSFLDESALGERLIRLRDADFEGIAFVGVPRTMADGEGAGVAPTDALSLYRDVVPNRGAILIPTRDGEQGRFGFKCGQGATYALTQLLYSDAIVGFLREFAATTDHRPDVLLSFGFVPKVETNVGLINWLIQDPGNPAVAAEQAFVKELAAAEPADKRKRLVELYKRVVDGVGDLGFPLSIHFEATYGVSRPAFDTFAEMLDHWAPDRP; this is translated from the coding sequence TTGGCCCTCAACACCATCGCGCTGGAGCTCGTCCCGCCCAACGTGGACCGGGGCGCCGCGTTCGCCGTCGACGAGGCCCACAAGGTGTTGCGCCTGGCCGCCGAGTCCGGCATCGAAGGCCGCATTCGCCACGTCATGATCCCCGGGATGATCGAGGAGGACGACGGCCGCCCCATCGAGATGAAGCCCAAGCTCGACGTCCTGGACTACTGGTCGATCATCCGGCCCGAGCTGCCGGGCACCAGCGGGCTGTGCACCCAGGTGACGTCGTTCCTGGACGAGTCGGCCCTCGGCGAGCGGCTCATCCGGTTGCGCGATGCGGACTTCGAGGGCATCGCCTTCGTCGGGGTACCGCGCACCATGGCCGACGGCGAGGGCGCCGGCGTCGCCCCCACCGACGCCCTGTCCCTCTACCGGGACGTCGTCCCCAACCGCGGCGCGATCCTCATCCCCACGCGCGACGGCGAGCAGGGCCGCTTCGGCTTCAAGTGCGGCCAGGGCGCCACCTACGCGCTGACGCAACTGCTCTACTCCGACGCGATCGTCGGGTTCCTGCGCGAGTTCGCCGCGACCACCGACCACCGCCCCGACGTCCTGCTGTCGTTCGGCTTCGTGCCGAAGGTGGAGACCAACGTTGGCCTGATCAACTGGCTGATCCAGGATCCCGGCAACCCCGCCGTCGCCGCCGAGCAGGCCTTCGTCAAGGAGCTCGCGGCCGCCGAACCCGCCGACAAGCGCAAGCGGCTGGTCGAGCTGTACAAGCGGGTCGTCGACGGCGTCGGTGACCTCGGCTTCCCGCTGAGCATCCACTTCGAGGCCACCTACGGGGTGTCCCGGCCGGCGTTCGACACCTTCGCCGAGATGCTCGACCACTGGGCCCCCGACCGCCCGTAG
- a CDS encoding LLM class flavin-dependent oxidoreductase, whose protein sequence is MQTRLAVIYRPTYRPEGLREAALAAEAAGVDELWLWEDCFLQGGIAQVAIALAATERLRVGVGLVPAPLRNVAAAAMEFATLEATFPGRVQIAVGHGVQSWMRQAGSAVDSPMTLLREYVTALQALLAGENVTVRGRYVTLTDVQLEFAPEQRLPILIGGTGPKTLKLAGEIADGVILDSRYSTTTVGEAIGHVASGRASAGDRPFTTVIFLVCVPGDDPGRLLAEEAARLEVPDGGEFGVGGSAEDIAAGLQPYRDAGIDTIALQPIESQDALPGFIATAGDVRRMVVR, encoded by the coding sequence ATGCAGACTCGACTCGCCGTCATCTACCGCCCGACCTATCGCCCCGAAGGTCTGCGGGAGGCGGCCCTAGCGGCCGAAGCCGCCGGCGTCGACGAACTATGGCTGTGGGAGGACTGCTTCCTGCAGGGCGGCATCGCTCAGGTCGCCATTGCCCTGGCCGCGACCGAGCGGCTCAGGGTGGGCGTCGGTCTGGTCCCAGCGCCGTTGCGCAACGTCGCTGCCGCCGCCATGGAGTTCGCCACGCTGGAGGCGACGTTCCCGGGCCGGGTGCAGATCGCGGTCGGCCACGGCGTCCAGAGCTGGATGCGCCAGGCGGGTTCGGCCGTGGACTCGCCGATGACCCTGCTGCGCGAATACGTGACGGCGCTGCAGGCGCTGCTGGCCGGGGAGAACGTCACCGTGCGTGGTCGCTACGTCACTCTGACCGACGTGCAGCTCGAGTTTGCCCCGGAGCAGCGGCTGCCCATCCTCATCGGAGGCACGGGCCCGAAGACGCTGAAGCTGGCGGGCGAGATCGCCGATGGCGTCATCCTCGACAGCCGCTACTCGACCACCACGGTCGGCGAGGCGATCGGTCACGTTGCTTCGGGTCGGGCCTCCGCCGGAGACCGACCGTTCACCACGGTGATCTTTTTGGTGTGCGTGCCCGGTGACGATCCGGGTCGGCTGCTCGCCGAGGAAGCAGCGCGGCTCGAGGTGCCGGACGGCGGGGAGTTCGGCGTCGGCGGGAGTGCCGAGGACATTGCGGCCGGGCTTCAGCCCTACCGCGACGCGGGGATCGACACCATTGCCCTGCAACCCATCGAAAGTCAGGACGCGCTGCCCGGATTCATCGCCACGGCTGGCGATGTTCGTCGAATGGTCGTGCGCTAG
- a CDS encoding PHP domain-containing protein encodes MLPSDNHVHTQFSWDTGPKASMEGACRRAVEVGLPAIAFTEHVDFTEWGEADQPPAGASVGVRRRVHSLDVDGYLESIERCRDQFPELRILSGIEAGEPHHFAGSVAAVLKSGTFDRVLGSLHSIVHDGRLVYANDVFGTMPAADLVRAYFAELLRLVEGSDVFQVLAHCDYPRRYWPARDGAYREADFEEEYRTVFRALAASDRPLELNTASPLASATLMQWWYDEGGPAVSFGSDAHVPLRVGDQFEVAVDVVEAAGFRPGRDEYDFWRR; translated from the coding sequence GTGTTGCCCTCCGACAACCACGTCCATACGCAGTTCTCCTGGGACACCGGTCCGAAGGCCTCGATGGAGGGCGCCTGCCGCCGCGCCGTCGAGGTCGGCCTGCCCGCCATCGCGTTCACCGAGCACGTCGACTTCACCGAATGGGGTGAGGCCGACCAGCCACCCGCCGGCGCGTCCGTCGGCGTCCGTCGGCGCGTCCACTCACTGGACGTCGACGGATACCTCGAGAGCATCGAGCGGTGTCGCGACCAATTCCCAGAACTTCGCATCCTGTCGGGCATCGAGGCGGGCGAACCGCACCACTTCGCGGGCAGCGTCGCCGCGGTCTTGAAGTCCGGGACCTTCGACCGCGTGCTCGGCTCGCTGCACTCGATCGTCCACGACGGCCGGTTGGTATACGCCAACGACGTGTTCGGCACGATGCCCGCCGCCGACCTCGTCAGGGCCTACTTCGCCGAACTGCTGCGCCTCGTCGAGGGTTCCGACGTCTTTCAGGTGCTCGCACACTGCGACTACCCGCGCCGCTACTGGCCGGCGCGGGACGGCGCGTACCGCGAGGCCGACTTCGAGGAGGAGTACCGCACCGTGTTTCGCGCGCTTGCCGCCTCGGACCGGCCGCTGGAGCTGAACACGGCCAGCCCGCTGGCGTCGGCCACGCTGATGCAGTGGTGGTACGACGAGGGCGGCCCAGCGGTGTCGTTCGGTAGCGATGCCCACGTGCCGCTGCGGGTGGGGGACCAGTTCGAGGTGGCCGTGGACGTCGTCGAGGCAGCCGGCTTCCGGCCCGGGCGTGACGAGTACGACTTCTGGCGTCGCTGA
- a CDS encoding SGNH/GDSL hydrolase family protein: MASNRIRRAIGVVLLVASVVTACDDLPAPPPGTAASRPSAAPATQAQPPDAPAGSGPRYVAMGDSAAAAPLVPDQAQPLGCFKSTNDYPSVLARRIGAASFDDVTCSGARTEDLVSRSQTIRNGTVAPQVDAVAADTQLVTVTIGGNDVDLPKIASTCRRTSLDVAPCAPGLVADGSDGGDGISQAIDAHAASWSALIDAIRDKAPTARVIVVGYGTYVRPQGCFPAEPINPVDAAYFQSKVDELDARLQQVAQQRGVDFFDSRPLTVGHDICAAPEDRYVEGFAPIHPAAPLHPNGAGAAALGSALAAYLG; encoded by the coding sequence ATGGCCTCGAACCGAATCCGCCGGGCGATCGGCGTCGTCCTCCTCGTGGCGTCGGTCGTGACGGCCTGCGACGACCTCCCCGCGCCGCCCCCCGGAACGGCCGCGTCGAGACCGTCAGCGGCGCCCGCCACGCAGGCCCAGCCGCCCGATGCGCCCGCCGGCTCGGGACCTCGCTACGTGGCGATGGGGGACTCGGCCGCCGCGGCACCCCTGGTCCCCGACCAGGCTCAGCCGCTGGGGTGCTTCAAGTCCACCAACGACTACCCGTCGGTGCTGGCCCGGCGGATCGGGGCCGCGTCGTTCGACGACGTCACCTGCAGTGGCGCAAGGACCGAGGACCTCGTCTCCCGCTCGCAGACGATCCGCAACGGCACGGTCGCGCCGCAGGTGGACGCCGTCGCGGCCGACACCCAGCTCGTCACCGTCACGATCGGCGGCAATGACGTCGACCTACCGAAGATCGCCTCGACGTGCCGCCGGACGTCGCTCGACGTCGCGCCGTGCGCACCGGGCCTCGTCGCCGACGGCAGCGACGGTGGGGACGGCATCTCGCAGGCGATCGACGCGCACGCCGCGAGCTGGTCGGCGCTCATCGACGCCATTCGCGACAAGGCCCCGACGGCCAGGGTGATCGTCGTCGGCTACGGCACCTACGTCCGGCCGCAGGGGTGCTTCCCCGCCGAGCCGATCAACCCCGTCGACGCCGCGTACTTCCAGAGCAAGGTCGACGAGTTGGACGCCCGTCTGCAGCAGGTCGCCCAGCAGCGGGGGGTCGACTTCTTCGACAGCAGGCCGCTGACCGTCGGACACGACATCTGCGCCGCTCCCGAGGACCGCTACGTCGAGGGCTTCGCGCCCATACACCCGGCCGCGCCGCTGCATCCCAACGGCGCAGGGGCCGCCGCGCTGGGGTCCGCGCTGGCCGCGTATCTGGGGTAG
- a CDS encoding ABC transporter substrate-binding protein, which yields MRPTGPSLRAARTLALLCTLLLAAATLSACGTTTPAAPAPAADAVTVSHQFGETRIPANPQRVVTAGWIDQDFVLALGVVPVGTRGGYFENYDQFPWVQQATGGKGVPAIDGDTINFEGIAAAKPDVIFAINETIDRKTYDRLSQIAPTVLQSADYPAEETPWNVQLMTTGKALGKEDRARELMDRVDAKFDEAKAAHPEFAGKRLVSDFTSEANAHYVIGKGDPRNAIFDGLGLNTGDTVGDVSEEKLGVLDGDALFVNGLSREQLAGSPAFQRLGVVRDGRTLYAGSDSTLSGALAFGGPNAMLYALNALVPQLGNAFTGKPVADLSNA from the coding sequence ATGCGACCCACCGGACCGTCTCTGCGCGCGGCGCGCACCCTGGCCCTGCTCTGCACACTGCTCCTCGCGGCGGCGACGCTGTCGGCCTGCGGCACCACCACCCCCGCGGCACCGGCGCCCGCGGCCGACGCCGTCACCGTCTCGCACCAGTTCGGCGAGACCAGGATTCCCGCGAACCCGCAGCGCGTGGTCACCGCGGGCTGGATCGACCAGGACTTCGTGCTGGCGCTCGGAGTGGTGCCGGTCGGCACGCGCGGGGGTTACTTCGAGAACTACGACCAGTTCCCGTGGGTGCAGCAGGCCACCGGCGGCAAGGGCGTACCCGCCATCGACGGCGACACCATCAACTTCGAGGGCATCGCGGCGGCCAAGCCCGACGTCATCTTCGCCATCAACGAGACCATCGACCGCAAGACCTACGACCGGCTCTCGCAGATCGCGCCGACCGTCCTACAGTCCGCCGACTACCCCGCCGAAGAGACGCCGTGGAACGTGCAGCTGATGACCACGGGCAAGGCGCTCGGCAAGGAGGACCGGGCCCGCGAGCTGATGGACCGGGTCGACGCGAAGTTCGACGAAGCCAAGGCCGCGCATCCCGAATTCGCCGGCAAGAGGCTGGTGTCGGACTTCACGTCAGAGGCCAACGCGCACTACGTAATTGGCAAGGGTGACCCCCGCAACGCGATCTTCGACGGGCTCGGACTGAACACCGGGGACACCGTCGGCGACGTCTCCGAGGAGAAGCTGGGCGTGCTCGACGGCGACGCCCTGTTCGTCAACGGACTCAGCAGGGAGCAGCTGGCCGGCTCGCCCGCCTTCCAGCGGCTCGGCGTGGTCCGCGACGGTCGCACCCTGTACGCGGGCTCGGACTCGACCCTCAGCGGCGCCCTCGCCTTCGGCGGACCCAACGCGATGCTCTACGCGCTGAACGCGTTGGTGCCGCAACTGGGCAACGCCTTCACGGGCAAGCCGGTCGCCGACCTGTCCAACGCCTGA
- a CDS encoding FAS1-like dehydratase domain-containing protein has protein sequence MALSPDIVGMTYVHPDYYEVSREEIRHHAAAVKSVDPSSFDEAAAAELGHDAILAALTYISLFGYRAQMAFFEHANIPIFDEKMIQAEQGLKFLRPIKAGDKLYCRIRIDELRQAFGADVLVLKSWITNQDGDLVQEDYTTMAGRSAPEPEA, from the coding sequence ATGGCACTGTCACCGGACATCGTTGGCATGACCTACGTGCACCCCGACTACTACGAGGTCAGTCGGGAGGAGATCCGCCATCATGCCGCCGCGGTCAAGAGCGTGGATCCGTCGTCCTTCGACGAGGCCGCCGCGGCCGAACTGGGCCACGACGCCATCCTGGCGGCGCTGACGTACATCTCGCTGTTCGGCTACCGCGCGCAGATGGCGTTCTTCGAGCACGCCAACATTCCGATCTTCGACGAGAAGATGATCCAGGCCGAACAGGGCCTGAAGTTCCTGCGGCCCATCAAGGCCGGCGACAAGTTGTACTGCCGCATCCGGATCGACGAACTCCGTCAGGCCTTCGGCGCCGACGTGCTGGTGCTCAAGAGCTGGATCACCAACCAGGACGGCGACCTGGTGCAGGAGGACTACACCACCATGGCCGGACGGAGCGCCCCCGAACCCGAGGCGTGA
- a CDS encoding MOSC domain-containing protein encodes MASVLTVNRTHTAGDDQRPKTGIDKRPTEEPVLVRAPGPMRSGLGSGLEGDVIGNQKLHGGDDQAVYAYAREDLDAWETRLDRELTNGLFGENVTTTGVDVSGALIGERWRVGDDGLLLEVTRPRTPCKTFATRLGIRGWIRTFTHGGSPGAYLRVLHPGTVRSGDDITIVERPDHGVTIALVYRALMLEPELLPEILVAEALPDDVRRKALRKAAS; translated from the coding sequence GTGGCATCGGTGTTGACGGTCAACCGCACGCACACCGCTGGTGACGACCAGCGGCCAAAGACGGGCATCGACAAGCGACCGACGGAGGAACCGGTCCTCGTCCGCGCGCCCGGCCCCATGCGCAGCGGACTGGGCAGCGGGCTCGAGGGTGACGTCATCGGCAATCAGAAGCTGCACGGCGGTGACGACCAGGCGGTGTACGCCTACGCGCGCGAGGACCTCGACGCGTGGGAGACCCGCCTCGACCGCGAGCTCACCAACGGATTGTTCGGCGAGAACGTCACCACCACGGGCGTCGACGTCAGCGGTGCCCTCATCGGCGAACGCTGGCGCGTCGGCGATGACGGTCTGCTGCTCGAGGTGACACGGCCGCGAACACCGTGCAAGACGTTCGCTACCCGGCTCGGAATACGCGGCTGGATAAGGACTTTCACGCATGGCGGCTCCCCCGGCGCCTACCTGCGGGTGCTGCACCCGGGGACGGTGCGCAGTGGCGACGACATCACCATCGTCGAACGCCCCGACCACGGGGTCACGATCGCGCTCGTCTATCGGGCCCTCATGCTCGAGCCCGAGCTGCTCCCCGAAATCCTTGTCGCGGAGGCTCTTCCCGACGACGTACGAAGGAAAGCGCTCCGCAAGGCCGCGAGCTAG